Within Topomyia yanbarensis strain Yona2022 chromosome 2, ASM3024719v1, whole genome shotgun sequence, the genomic segment GACGGATCGGCTGAACAGACTGCAAGAGTTTTCTGGACCGTCTTTAAAGCAAGAATTGTCGGAAATCATCGACTTACACGTGCATGTCCTAAGGTCAGGCAGGCTTAGTACATGTTTAATGATTTACAGTACTGATTCATATTGTAACGTTTTCAGTTGCTTGGAACAATTTGAAAACTACGTTAGTCTGGCAATGCTGATGCAATTATTCAACTGCGTTACGATCTGGATTATGTTGGTTTTGATTTTGAGCAGTGTTTGTAACACTTTGTCACTATCCGACATTTTATAGATTAACGCAAATATTAAATTTCAGAGCTTTGACTTGAATACGTTAAGTGTGCTGGTTCTGCTGGTGGTAACAACCGGCGAAACATATGCTCTTTGTAAATGGGCAACGGAGTTAAGTGATGCGGTATCTATTTGCTTTGGTAGCTTATCACAACATTTCATTTGTAATACGTTTTTCTTTCATAGAGTGCAACTGTAGGTGACGTTGCATCTCATGCACAGTGGTACAATATACCAGCGGCTGATCAGAAGGCAGTTGTATCAATCGTGCTGAGAGCTCAAAAGCGCGAAGGAATTAAGGTGGCTGGTTTCCAGTATTTGGATATGGAATCGTTTGGAATGCTGGTTCAAAGGACATATTCGACTTTCATGGTGGTGCGAGATATGCTGTAAACTGGCTCTTTTATTAATAACACTACTGCTGTTATGTAAAGTGGGAAGTTTTGTACAGATTTTCAATGTAAATTGAGGTAAACAATATTTTACATATTCGAAAGAGTATGTACTAATAGATTTTTCTAGATAAGTCTAGTTTTGTATTgcatgaaaaaacatgtttccccatcattttatttcatatatcGAATGGCCATTTAAAACCTTTTTTTTCTACAAAGAATACGTCACACTAGAACATACTGAAAAGTACAGTATGCAGGAAGGGATACATACTTCGGAAATCGCCCTGGCACTTCCCAGACTCCATTCacgaactcaccctactccgactgagagtttcccggcggcggaatttctcttggTACCGATGTATTCGGGATCCAATTAGCTCCCAGCCAATTGgaatctaccctactgtgaattccTCGGCAGTGGATTTATCCCGATCCCGATGCTGGctttcgtgagccatttagctgccTATTTCGTTCCGATCTCTTCCTGATGTGGATCTAGTGTACTCAACGGGCTAGCCAGTAGGTGAAGAGGGCTGTTCAGCGATTACGGGTGGAGCATAGCTTCctgttcactggcgccccaactaCGCGTTGCTGGCTGTTTGACGCGGTCTACTTGATCTTGCCCCGGCGGCGGATCTAATCTGCTATCCGGTAGGGTGTGGAGTTCAATCTGGCGATTCCGGTGCATcctggcgtccggttcgctggcgccccgatgaTCCGAGCCGtggcgtactactcaactggtgtccggcggtggatctagcctgctCTGGCGGGGAGTACATCGGCAACAGAATTTTCTCCGAACCTGATTTGTTATTTGACGGCGGCTAGTTTCTTTACATCTCGGAGAGTACACTAGTCACTACTATGTTGATCGCATTCCAGATATGCTCATTGTGGCACATCCCTTCGACAATATTGTCGACTGTCACGCCTGGCATACCCCTTCAAACTTTTTCGAACCTAGAGCATTCAAAGACCATGTGTTCCGGCCTTTTTTGCACGTTCACATaccccgggcaaaggggtgacgaatcGTCGACCATCAAACTCAGAAGCTTCAGTGCACGTATCGATGGATTTGAGTCTCCACCGACGCTAATCACGAcgcactgaatttttttttggttgctgaccagcactacctacTACGTTTTGTGGTGAGCCATctgcaacttgacgtcaacAATCCAGtttctattgtctctgccgtcaacatctcagATTCCTTCAGACCAACGTTATCGTTAGGACAACGTCAACTGTAAAGCCGACGATTTAGACTCACCTGGACAATTCCAGTATTAGCACTCCGTTGTGCATTATATTctagagcgttgggccgagtatggagccctaaGGTACTCACGCTGTGACCCTAAACGACCTCTGCCTCATTTTCgtctcgtagaccagtactcggttctgaaagtaacttttcagaaccttgcacaaatAGTCCGGGACCCGCATTacgtgcagcgctacggcgatagccACGCAGCTGGTACTGtggaatgcgttcttcacgtcgattgTTACCACGGCTCAGttgcgattaccccttctccttTGTTTCGATGCTTTCTTCGCACTCGCAATGACTGTGCGGATAGCGTTAACCGTCGAGACCTTTTTCCGGAATctgaactgcctctgcgatagtccgttctcacttttaGCGTAGCTCGTCACCTTGTTGAGGATGATTCTTTCCATAGGTATACCAAGCGTAtccagcaaaataaaaaaaagaattagtTTCTGAACTGCCCGGAAGAAGCAAACGAAAATGTAAGctaacctatatttaaaacagtATGCAATCTAACATAATATATTACAGCTTTGAAGCTGCTTGTAAGATGGTATCAGGACGTGTTTTCTTCCCAATCCGAACAGGTgccttccctggttttggcaacaACACCAGCTCCTAGATCTCCTTTCAGCTGGCTTCGTTGGAGTCTTGATGTTGGAcatcacgacacggtaagcgttGCCCCAGGAGTTAGCGTCCACTTCTCTGCACAGCACTATCTCGTGTTTAAAAGCGGCGCTGGCCGCCCGTTTTGTCATTTAACTCTTCTCTGACTGGcccagatcttgctctctgaacgcgtcttctgacTTTCGGGCAGACAACACAGATGATTCTAAGActttcgttccaccaatacACCAAATGCCGACAATTCaacggctccattttcctcgacATTGTTACGTCACACGCCCTCGCtaatgtttccgacagctcatcgtcATTCGGGGTTGGGGCGAGGCTGTCAGCACGAAATGCTTCCACTGGTCCAGCTACTgggaacgctgcgctcctctacgtcttgtacctgccggattggaggtgaaaaccaacttgaTGGGGTTGTTGCCCGGTATCCTCACAACATGTcccgcccaccgtacccttccatCTTGAGgtactttccggatacttggctcaccatagagtcgcgcaagttcgtggttcatccttctcctccacacgccatcctcctgcacaccaccgaagatcattctcagaacccttctttcgaagacttcgagtgcttgtAGATTgtcctcgagcattgtccacgtttcgtgcccgtagagaaccaccggtctaatcagtgtgttgtacatggcgcatttcgtgctgtggtgaagcttcctggatctcaaagttttgtggatTTCATAGTAAtcacgacttccagagataatacgccttctgatctcccggctggtgttattgtccgcagtcaccaatgagcctacatagatgaactcgtcgaccacctcgaactcgtcgccgtcgatcaTAATACTAATGCCCAAGCATTCCCTACCGCGATCGgtcccagcatgtacttcgtcttagacacatttatcttcagtcctactcgtgctgcttcgcgcttcagtcgggtatacagatctgctaccgtccccttgtttctaccgattatgtccacgtcgtcagccttcgcacgaactgtccggatctcgtgaaaatcgtgccccgcatgttgaaccccgctcttcgcattacaccttccagcgctatattgaacagcaggcaggacaacccatcaccttgtcttagtcccctgcgtgtttcaaacgggcctgagaggctgcccaaaattttgacacaacaccttacaccatccatcgttgccttaatcagtcttgtcagcttcccagggaagccgttctcgtccatcattttccaCAGCTCTAAacggtccaccgtgtcatatgcggctttaaagttgatgaacaggtgatgtgtcgggacctggtattcattgcatttttggaggatttgccgtatagtaaagatttagtcgtttgttgatctgccgttgatgaaaccggtctgataactcccgacaaatccatttaccagcggtgataggcgcctgaacagaatctgggatagcactttgtaagcgacatttgtcactgtgatcgctctgtagttttcacagtccaatttgtcgcctttcttgtatatcggggtgatgaccccttccttccactcctcgggtagctgttctctgtcccagattctttcgattattcggtgcatgctttccgtcagtttctccggacccaccttgaagagttccgctcctagaccatccttatcagctgccttgttgttcttgagctgttgaatagcctcgttaacctcattcatagttggcgccggtacatccccgtcggctgcgacacagacataatcgtcctcctcgaacgcccgattgtccgcctgcgcaccactcagatgttcattgtagtaCTGCCTCCACCTTTCGATCACCTCACATTCGTCCGTCAAGGTGCCACCTTCCTTATCTCTACACATTtcggcccgcggcacaaaaccgttacgtgagtcattcagcttcttgaaGAACGGCCGTGTTTCTTGAGAG encodes:
- the LOC131681371 gene encoding uncharacterized protein LOC131681371, translating into MTLELDFYGLDVKGNLFHYFIYEACAFCTQFWVAAMYGITLATIQSIVDSSLTMLKVVTDRLNRLQEFSGPSLKQELSEIIDLHVHVLSCLEQFENYVSLAMLMQLFNCVTIWIMLVLILSSSFDLNTLSVLVLLVVTTGETYALCKWATELSDASATVGDVASHAQWYNIPAADQKAVVSIVLRAQKREGIKVAGFQYLDMESFGMLVQRTYSTFMVVRDML